A region of the Longimicrobiaceae bacterium genome:
TGGACGCCGGCTGGCGCCTGCTGGACGACGTGGAGCTGCGCCGGCTGATCCTGGCCGACCCGGGGCGCCCCGTGGCGGAGGTGATGGACCACTCCTTCGTGAGCGTCGCCGCGCTGGCCGACCGGGAGGAGGCGGTGCGGACCATCCGCCGCTACGACCTGGTGGCGCTCCCGGTGACGGACTCCGCGGGGGTGCTGGTGGGGATCGTGACGGTGGACGACCTGCTGGACGTGGCGGAGCAGGAGGCCACCGAGGACTTCCACCGCGTAGGGTCGGTGGGGCCCATCCGCGGGAGCGTGCGCGAGGCGCGCATCGGCGTGCTCTTCCGGCGGCGGATCGGCTGGCTCCTGGGGCTCGTCTTCGTCAACATCCTTTCCGGGGCCACCATCGCCCACTACGAGGAGCTGATCACGCAGGTGGTGGCGCTGGTCTTCTTCCTCCCGCTTCTCATCGCCAGCGCGGGGAACGCGGGGGCGCAGGCGGCCACGCTGATGGTGCGCGCGCTCGCCACGGGCGACGTGCGCGCCCGCGACTGGCTGCGCCTGCTGGGGAAGGAGGCCGCCGTCTCCGGGATCCTGGGGGGGACCATGGGCCTGGCGGTGGCGGGGATCGGCGCCTACCGGGGCGGGCCGGAGGTGGCGGTGGTGGTGGCGGCCACCATGGTGCTGGTGGTGGTGATCGGGAGCCTGGTGGGGATGTCGCTGCCTTTCCTGCTGGACCGGCTGAAGCTGGACCCGGCCACGGCCAGCGCCCCGCTGGTCACCTCCATCGCCGACATCACGGGGGTTCTGGTGTACCTCTCCATCGCCTCGTGGTACCTGGGGCGGTAGGGCGCGCCCGCGGCCT
Encoded here:
- the mgtE gene encoding magnesium transporter, translated to MLTALLKPEIEELIHGRNWSALSSVLEEWPAPEVADLLRELEKPDRVLLFHAIPRGQQAEVFAHLEGRERDALLLALTDEATRRLLADLPPDDRTQLLSELPGQVTQQLLNLLAPGDLAEARHLLGYPEESVGRLMTPDYVAVRPEWTVSRALEHVRAHGRDSETVNRVYVVDAGWRLLDDVELRRLILADPGRPVAEVMDHSFVSVAALADREEAVRTIRRYDLVALPVTDSAGVLVGIVTVDDLLDVAEQEATEDFHRVGSVGPIRGSVREARIGVLFRRRIGWLLGLVFVNILSGATIAHYEELITQVVALVFFLPLLIASAGNAGAQAATLMVRALATGDVRARDWLRLLGKEAAVSGILGGTMGLAVAGIGAYRGGPEVAVVVAATMVLVVVIGSLVGMSLPFLLDRLKLDPATASAPLVTSIADITGVLVYLSIASWYLGR